A region from the Aquimarina sp. ERC-38 genome encodes:
- a CDS encoding DinB family protein, whose amino-acid sequence MKKVIIAAVNQNLTKAIQLLDSITDKHYTDVSVGPYYSSIGSHIRHSLDFFNCVINGLDTNNIDLTKRTRDEALSKDRIAAKNHIYALQQTLVSYQSVSTNYLVHVTDDLGQGNVQVNYTLESILAHANSHALHHFAIIGYILHQLEVCIEIPGFGYNPTTPEQKRKGI is encoded by the coding sequence ATGAAGAAAGTAATTATAGCTGCCGTCAATCAAAATCTTACTAAAGCCATACAATTATTGGATAGTATTACAGATAAGCATTATACAGATGTATCTGTAGGGCCTTATTATTCTAGTATTGGATCTCATATTCGTCATAGCCTGGATTTTTTTAATTGTGTTATTAACGGATTAGATACAAATAATATAGATCTTACTAAAAGAACCCGTGATGAGGCTCTCTCAAAAGATAGGATAGCTGCTAAGAACCATATTTATGCCTTACAGCAAACACTGGTTTCGTATCAATCTGTATCTACTAATTATCTGGTTCACGTAACAGACGACCTGGGACAAGGAAATGTTCAGGTAAACTATACTCTGGAAAGTATATTGGCACATGCTAATAGTCATGCGCTACATCATTTTGCAATTATTGGGTATATTTTACATCAATTAGAAGTTTGTATTGAGATTCCGGGATTTGGTTATAATCCTACTACACCTGAACAAAAGCGAAAAGGAATTTGA
- a CDS encoding glutaminyl-peptide cyclotransferase, with protein MDIDKKQTKIQLGEALKASVNNPKNKQIDSVVYLWNDQNTTLPATQNFEKTINTELLGHQPLLATVYYEGKSEIVEKKITVLNDKAPKLYSYKIINTYPHDQEAFVQGLEFKDDTLYESTGQKTKSTLRKLNFSTGEIIKKVTLEDQYFAEGLTIMDQKIYQLTWLAEKGFIYDLPTLKRTGSFAYNQSKQGWGLCNDGTTIYKSDGTEKIWLLDAENLSEQNYIQVTTNKSVKTKFNELEWVNGKIYANTWQKDGIAIINPKNGALEAVINLTGLRDQVTAHPQLDVLNGIAYNSNTNKLYVTGKYWDKLFEIEIVK; from the coding sequence TTGGACATCGATAAAAAACAAACTAAAATCCAACTGGGAGAGGCTCTAAAAGCTTCAGTTAACAACCCGAAAAATAAACAAATTGATTCCGTTGTTTATCTTTGGAATGATCAAAATACTACGCTACCCGCTACTCAAAACTTTGAAAAAACTATTAATACCGAACTATTAGGACACCAACCACTACTTGCTACGGTATACTATGAAGGAAAAAGCGAAATAGTGGAAAAGAAGATTACGGTTTTAAATGACAAAGCCCCTAAACTCTATTCTTATAAGATTATTAATACCTATCCGCACGACCAGGAAGCATTTGTACAGGGATTAGAGTTTAAAGATGATACCTTATATGAGAGTACTGGTCAAAAAACTAAATCTACCTTACGAAAACTTAATTTTAGTACCGGTGAGATTATTAAAAAAGTAACACTCGAAGATCAGTATTTCGCCGAAGGCCTTACCATTATGGATCAGAAAATATATCAGCTAACCTGGCTTGCTGAAAAAGGTTTTATTTATGATTTACCTACATTAAAAAGAACAGGAAGCTTTGCTTACAACCAAAGTAAACAAGGTTGGGGACTTTGCAATGATGGTACTACAATCTATAAAAGTGATGGTACTGAAAAAATCTGGTTGCTCGATGCAGAAAATTTATCCGAACAAAACTACATTCAGGTGACTACTAATAAGAGTGTAAAAACAAAATTTAATGAATTGGAATGGGTGAATGGAAAAATTTATGCAAATACCTGGCAAAAAGACGGAATTGCTATTATTAATCCAAAGAACGGAGCTTTAGAAGCAGTAATTAATTTGACCGGACTTCGCGATCAAGTGACTGCGCATCCGCAATTGGATGTTCTTAACGGAATTGCTTATAATAGCAATACAAACAAATTATACGTTACCGGTAAGTACTGGGATAAATTATTCGAGATCGAAATTGTCAAATAA
- a CDS encoding SDR family oxidoreductase: protein MNQKVVLITGASTGIGKAIGLFLQEKGYLIYGTSRNPEKYSSQSQFTLLPLDVADQKSIQDVVSNIIQQEGRLDILINNAGAGITGPLEEIPSSEILQNFTTNYFGPIDVTKAVLPQMRTQKEGLVIHITSIAGYMGLPYRGIYSAAKAALEITSEAWRMELKEFNIKMTTIAPGAFATNIAVGRYHAPLLDDSPYLKNYGRTLELINQDVDGGQDPIVIAKEVYEIIKKNNPKVHYRIGAFLQKFSITLKKVLPDTIYENMLRKHFEL from the coding sequence ATGAATCAAAAAGTTGTTTTAATTACAGGAGCTTCTACCGGTATCGGTAAAGCGATTGGTCTTTTTTTACAAGAAAAGGGATACCTTATATACGGAACGAGTAGGAACCCGGAAAAATATAGTTCTCAATCTCAGTTTACATTATTACCATTAGATGTTGCTGACCAGAAAAGTATACAAGATGTGGTTAGTAATATTATACAACAGGAAGGTAGGTTAGATATATTAATTAATAATGCGGGCGCAGGAATTACCGGTCCGCTTGAAGAGATTCCATCTTCTGAGATTTTACAAAATTTCACAACTAATTATTTTGGTCCTATTGATGTGACTAAAGCAGTATTACCCCAGATGCGTACGCAAAAGGAAGGTCTAGTCATACACATTACCTCTATCGCCGGATATATGGGGTTACCTTATCGCGGTATTTATTCCGCAGCAAAAGCGGCTCTTGAGATTACCTCAGAAGCCTGGCGGATGGAATTGAAAGAGTTCAATATCAAAATGACTACAATTGCTCCCGGTGCTTTTGCTACAAATATTGCCGTCGGACGTTATCATGCTCCGCTTCTTGACGATTCACCTTATCTAAAGAATTACGGACGTACCCTGGAGTTGATTAACCAGGATGTGGACGGAGGTCAGGATCCGATTGTGATTGCTAAAGAGGTATATGAGATTATTAAAAAAAATAACCCTAAAGTCCATTATAGGATTGGTGCATTTTTACAAAAGTTTTCTATTACCTTAAAAAAAGTTTTACCAGATACTATTTACGAAAACATGCTTCGGAAACATTTTGAATTATAG
- the fsa gene encoding fructose-6-phosphate aldolase, with protein MKFFIDTANLDQIKEAQDLGVLDGVTTNPSLMAKEGIMGSENIINHYKKICEIVTGDVSAEVIATDYDGIIKEGVKLAQLHEQIVVKVPMIKEGVKAIKYFSDKGIKTNCTLVFSAGQALLAAKAGATYVSPFIGRLDDISTDGLNLIAEIRLIYDNYNFATEILAASVRHTMHVIDCAKIGADVMTGPLSSIEGLIKHPLTDIGLEKFLADYKKGN; from the coding sequence ATGAAATTTTTTATTGATACCGCTAATCTTGATCAAATTAAAGAAGCTCAGGATCTTGGCGTACTTGACGGGGTAACCACCAACCCTTCCTTAATGGCTAAAGAAGGAATAATGGGTAGTGAGAATATAATAAATCATTATAAGAAGATTTGCGAAATCGTAACCGGTGACGTCAGTGCAGAAGTCATTGCAACGGATTATGATGGAATTATAAAAGAAGGTGTAAAACTAGCACAATTGCATGAACAAATTGTGGTAAAAGTGCCTATGATCAAAGAAGGTGTTAAAGCCATAAAATATTTTAGCGATAAGGGGATTAAAACCAACTGTACCTTAGTATTTTCCGCAGGGCAGGCTTTACTGGCAGCAAAGGCAGGTGCTACTTATGTTTCTCCTTTTATTGGTAGGTTAGATGATATTTCTACGGATGGTCTCAATCTTATCGCAGAGATTCGGTTAATTTATGATAACTATAATTTTGCCACCGAAATTCTGGCAGCTTCCGTTCGGCATACGATGCATGTTATAGATTGTGCTAAAATAGGGGCTGATGTCATGACTGGTCCACTATCCTCTATTGAAGGGTTAATCAAGCATCCTTTAACGGACATTGGTTTAGAGAAGTTTCTGGCAGATTATAAAAAAGGAAATTAA